A DNA window from Ipomoea triloba cultivar NCNSP0323 chromosome 10, ASM357664v1 contains the following coding sequences:
- the LOC116032120 gene encoding putative disease resistance protein At3g14460, with product MADALISIVVEQLINILTHQAQELKRTLGVEKEIKNLSSKLEKIREVLDDAEKKSFTEEGIKLWIEDIKNFSYEVDDVLDEWRTRSLRQQIESSAPESSCSSFLPSCIQFKRFDMHRDIAKKIKELDSTLDRITKEKDQFKFNTCAASHSDQESKRVTTTFDVDVSEIQGRKSDASALISKLVENSGEEEARNGPPVISIVGAGGIGKTTLALLVFEDEQIKTHFGDERVWICVSDPFDQIKIAKAIVESITKSSTDLSQLQLLLEKIKSTLCGKRFLLVMDDVWTEQYAKWEPLKNSLKGGLPGSRILVTSRNERVARMMGSVHVHPLHLISDSEAWLLLSRIAFSGRRKEDCEELKDIGQKIAQRCKGLPLAARVMGSLLFFKDTRDGWQNVLNNKIWELEEVVTELFPHLYLGYNDLNPKMKQCFSYCAVFSKDYEIKVDMLIRIWMAQGYVTMESEGRELFGVLAMRSFFQDLEKDDMDSNIIISCKMHDIVHDFAQFLTKNECYSIDQQEDKVGFTNLRHLSWLNTTMNMNFPSICDIEKLRSFFVVGFSPVQLTPNLFNGLKSVRVLGLHGWKLQELPKEIGNLLHLRYIDLSWSKVEELPDAVCSLYNLQTLDLRRCMSFSRLPKRIGNLRQLRYIDLSLSKVEELPDTIHSLFSLQTLDLEGCEQFSRLPDKIGDLSQLRYINLSESKVEKLPDTICSLENLRTLVLKKCERLSRLPEGIGNLVELRYINLNDCENVEELPKGIGNLINLRHLDIRGTKRLEMMPQGMAKLTQLCSLSEFKVGKESSKLGYMEKLNQLKGELSIFFLCDLNSPADVEEAKKAELRKKKHIKELHLHFSPGVDVGIDVIEALKPPPELQNLELNGYGGIHFPSWITLSLHNLQILKIWGCENCPSLPPLGKLPSLETLIIFYMKKLRYVGSEFLGVAEVGGVAFPKLKELEFTWCEELEEWEDFKEEATIIIMPCIRELELSYCRKLKTVPHHLLSRLESLKINDCPGLHCPFII from the coding sequence ATGGCCGACGCTCTCATCTCCATTGTTGTGGAACAGCTGATCAACATCCTGACGCACCAAGCCCAGGAGCTAAAAAGAACTTTGGGTGTGGAGAAGGAGATCAAAAACCTATCATCAAAGCTCGAGAAAATCAGGGAGGTATTGGATGATGCAGAAAAGAAAAGCTTTACGGAAGAGGGCATCAAGCTCTGGATCGAAGATATCAAAAACTTCTCCTACGAAGTGGACGATGTTCTTGACGAGTGGAGAACCAGAAGTCTGAGACAACAGATTGAGAGTTCAGCTCCAGAAAGCAGCTGCAGCTCTTTCCTGCCTTCGTGTATCCAATTCAAAAGGTTTGATATGCATCGAGACATCGCCAAGAAAATAAAGGAGCTTGATTCAACACTTGATCGGATTACGAAAGAGAAAGATCAGTTCAAATTCAACACTTGTGCTGCATCACACTCTGATCAAGAATCGAAACGAGTCACCACTACGTTTGATGTGGATGTGTCAGAGATTCAAGGTAGGAAATCCGATGCCAGTGCTTTAATAAGCAAGTTAGTGGAGAattctggagaagaagaagcaagAAATGGTCCCCCTGTGATTTCCATAGTGGGGGCGGGAGGGATAGGGAAAACTACCCTTGCTCTACTAGTCTTTGAGGATGAACAGATCAAGACTCATTTTGGGGATGAAAGGGTGTGGATTTGTGTTTCCGACCCTTTTGAccagatcaagattgcaaaagcCATTGTTGAGTCAATCACTAAAAGCTCCACGGATCTGTCCCAACTCCAACTGTTACTGGAAAAGATCAAAAGCACTTTGTGTGGGAAAAGGTTCCTACTTGTGATGGATGATGTGTGGACAGAGCAGTATGCAAAGTGGGAGCCATTGAAGAACTCTCTCAAGGGTGGACTCCCCGGGAGTAGAATCTTGGTGACCTCTAGGAATGAGAGGGTTGCTAGAATGATGGGAAGTGTGCATGTGCATCCGTTGCATCTAATATCTGACTCGGAAGCTTGGTTGTTGCTTAGCAGGATAGCATTTTCCGGGAGAAGGAAAGAGGATTGTGAGGAACTGAAAGATATTGGTCAAAAAATTGCTCAAAGGTGCAAAGGACTGCCCCTTGCTGCTAGGGTCATGGGAAGCCTGCTATTTTTCAAAGACACAAGAGATGGTTGGCAAAATgttttaaacaataaaatttgggAGTTGGAGGAAGTGGTAACAGAACTCTTCCCTCATTTGTATCTAGGCTACAATGATTTGAACCCAAAGATGAAGCAATGTTTCTCATACTGTGCTGTCTTTTCCAAAGATTATGAAATAAAGGTAGATATGCTCATCAGAATTTGGATGGCACAAGGTTATGTGACCATGGAATCAGAAGGCAGGGAGTTATTTGGGGTTTTAGCAATGCGTTCTTTCTTCCAAGATTTGGAGAAAGATGACATGGATTCCAACATTATCATATCTTGCAAAATGCATGACATAGTGCATGATTTTGCCCAGTTTCTTACAAAAAATGAATGCTATAGTATTGACCAACAGGAGGATAAGGTCGGATTTACAAATCTACGTCATCTGTCATGGCTGAACACTACTATGAATATGAATTTCCCTTCCATTTGTGATATTGAAAAACTTCGCAGCTTTTTTGTTGTAGGCTTTTCTCCCGTACAACTTACTCCTAATTTGTTCAATGGTCTGAAATCTGTGAGAGTATTAGGATTGCATGGCTGGAAGTTGCAAGAACTCCCAAAGGAGATAGGAAATCTGCTTCATCTAAGGTACATTGATTTAAGTTGGAGCAAGGTAGAGGAGTTACCTGATGCAGTTTGTTCATTATATAACTTGCAAACTTTAGATCTTAGAAGATGTATGAGTTTTTCTAGGCTGCCGAAAAGGATTGGAAATTTGCGTCAGCTAAGGTACATTGATTTAAGTCTGAGCAAAGTAGAGGAGTTACCTGATACAATTCACTCTTTATTTAGTTTGCAAACTTTAGATCTTGAAGGATGTGAGCAATTTTCTAGACTGCCTGATAAGATTGGAGATTTGAGTCAGCTAAGATACATTAATTTAAGTGAGAGCAAAGTAGAGAAGTTACCCGATACAATTTGTTCTTTGGAGAATTTGCGAACTTTAGTTCTCAAAAAATGTGAGCGTCTTTCTAGACTACCTGAAGGGATTGGAAATTTGGTTGAGTTAAGGTACATTAATTTAAATGATTGTGAAAATGTGGAAGAGTTACCCAAAGGGATTGGCAATTTGATAAACTTGAGACACCTTGACATCAGAGGCACCAAGAGGCTAGAGATGATGCCCCAAGGTATGGCAAAGCTAACTCAGCTTTGTAGTTTAAGTGAGTTTAAGGTGGGGAAAGAGTCAAGTAAGTTGGGATACATGGAGAAGCTGAACCAACTCAAAGGGGAGCTatccatattttttttgtgcGATCTGAATAGCCCAGCAGATGTGGAGGAAGCAAAGAAAGCAGAATTGAGAAAGAAGAAGCACATTAAAGAATTGCATTTGCATTTCAGTCCTGGAGTCGATGTGGGAATAGATGTGATAGAAGCTCTGAAACCACCTCCGGAACTGCAAAATTTGGAACTTAATGGGTACGGAGGAATCCACTTCCCTTCCTGGATTACACTGTCCCTTCATAATCTACAGATTCTTAAAATCTGGGGGTGCGAAAATTGTCCATCTTTGCCTCCATTAGGCAAACTGCCTTCCCTGGAGACTCTTATCATATTCTACATGAAAAAGCTAAGATATGTAGGGAGTGAGTTTTTGGGAGTAGCAGAAGTAGGTGGTGTTGCTTTTCCAAAGCTGAAGGAATTGGAGTTCACATGGTGTGAGGAGTTGGAGGAGTGGGAAGATTTCAAAGAAgaagcaacaataataataatgccatGCATCAGGGAGTTGGAACTAAGTTATTGCAG